The nucleotide sequence gacaaccccccccccccccccccccacacacacactgtgtcccCCCTTTCCCTAATACACATACTCTCCGCTCTCTCAGACCCAATTCAACTCCACCAGTGGTATTTAGGTTAGGCAAAGAGCACTGTCACTCCTCCACCCAGACACTATCCCACTCCCCCTGCATGAGCCAAGCATGCTCTCCTTCTACCCTCTGCATGCCTGACCTGCAAACCTTCCCACATAacctacccccccacacacacacttaatctcAATTTTGCTTTACCCAAACCTATTTGTATttctaccacaggaggttggtggcaccttaattggggagaacgggttcgtggtaatggctggagcagaatgatattaaatacatgttttccatgtgtttgatgctatTCCAGTTGTTTCCAGCCATTAtcatgagccgtcctcctctcagcagcctccactggtttctATGCATCTAACCTTTATTTCTTGAGGTTAATCATAAAATCTGAGTAGAGAGAGTCCATGTCAATTTAATTCCCTTTCTATGAATTAGCTCATTTCTGTGTACTACCCGATCAGAATACATTTCTTCTGATTTAATCCTCCACAGACATCAGTCATTATGAGTCCTCTAACTCCCCTATGAACCCTGTCTGTTTTACATAAGATCCGAATGAGGCTGGAGGGGGAGGGCTGTGTTCCTTTCATAACTGCCCCAGTACCCCCTCACCGTGCCGGGCTATGTAAAGATGGAAAGCTGGGGGTCTGGTCCTCTGGGAGCCTCTTATGTCAGACAGATTAGAAGGAAACTGGGCTTCCTAGACTAAGCTCTGCCCTAGAAGAGTGTGAGATTAAAACCAAAGATTttaaacaaaaggaacatttattttcCGGTTTCACTTGTACATGTTCATATCAGGACACAGAGACCAAGACAGTAGTTCATTACCTCACATACAGGATTTTTCTGCTGGCAAAACAAACTAcaggtgaaacacttcagtaaataCAGACCCATTGTGCTGCTGTTGAGTATAATGGTTTAGCTACTTAGAGACAGAAAGAGCTACTGGTGattatcaatgtgtgtgtgtgtcagagccttTCTTCTGTTCCTGTGGGTATGAATGAGGCGGGTCTTAACGATTCAGGTGGGATGgaccgtgtgtgtgtctcacatCTGCTCTCCCAGGTCCAACACTCTGAACTTATCCTGGTTATAGAAACATGCTTTTACCACCCGACCACCAAAGAACCTCCCATTCAGATCCACCACAgctagaggagagaagacaggaaacAAACATTATTACTGTGCAAACATTTATCAACATTACAGACTTGACTTTGTCAGCTTAGGCCAGACAGGTCTGCAATATCACTGCTGATGTATCATTGAGTGAAGACTAGTGAGGAATTGGGTCGTTTTGTTCGTTTGGACCGTGAACAAACACGGTCATCCTTACACGGTCTATGGGATGGTGCTCCTCTTTGATAGTCTACAGTGTTTTCATCATTAACCCGTAATTCATTCTTATCAAAGCTTGAAAAACCAAAACGTTGTGGCTATCAGAGGCTTGGGTATTTCTTGGTCTTCAAACACAGCCGGGACATCACCCAAGTTCCCTTCTCCTTCCCAAGAATGTCacagataaacaacaacaaacagtcCTGGAGGCAGAGTTCAAACACACATCCAGTCTACAATAGTGAGATGGACACTGTGAGAGTTCCTTATCAACATTAGGCACATGACCTCATGGgggcatgtgtgtgtttgagcagtgATGACAAGTACCTACTCATCCTAACGCCAATGCCGGGACATTCCCAGTAAAACAGGCGTTGTGTGGTCAAATATGGATACATGTGCAGAGCTGTGGTGTATTGGGAAGAGTCCCTGGCATAAATCACACGCGTCTCCTCACCGGATGCCGGGGTTCAAGCCGAGGGCCCACCTTTCCCACGGTTTCTCTAAGACTTgcctgtctccccctttgaattCCTTACCGTCTAAACTCAAAACACCTGGAAAAAATAGCAACAATGTGTGTGTCCAGTCTGGTATTAGTAGCACTCACTAGTCTCTATAGAAATTAACAGGGTGCGTGTGTCCAGCCCAGTCTAGTGTGTATATATTATGCAGGCAGTGTGATGTAACGGCGTGCatggagggacagagggttgCTGGGACAGCTGTGATGTAACACCTGGGGGGGGACAGTCTCACCTGCTTTCTGGCCCCAGCATTAGCCTTATGACAGACATAACAGTTAGACGCTCGCACCTAACAGTTAGACGCTCGCACCTAACAGTTAGACGCTCGCACCTAACAGTTAGACGCTCGCACCTAACAGTTAGACGCTCGCACCTAACAGTTAGACGCTCGCACCTAACagttaagacacacacacacaagttataTAGACACACAATATAGTTACAGACAAACGAGCACACACACATCTTACAGAAACCTCAAGGACACACACAAAATAACCATACAAACACATTAGGTTGTACTGACCTTTGATGGCTGACTCGACTCTCTCAAACTCCAGAAATATCCTCACTGCTTCATCGTCTGTCACCTGAGCAATCTGAGAACATATAGTTTAATACACATGCTAAACagagtggttcgagccctgaatgctgattggctgacagtcgtGGTAAACCACAGGTATAACAAAACagatttttactgctctaattacgttggtaaccagtttataacagcaataaggcacctcgggggtttgtgatatatatggccaatataccatggctaagggctgtgtctaAGCTCTCCGCGatgcgttgtgcataagaacagcccatagtcgtggtatattggccatataccacacctcttcGGGCCTTACTGCTTAATTAGTCCAACACAATTTGACTCAGCACTtaactatacacacacagacagacttatTCCTCTCACCTCAAAGATGACACACTTGATGACCTTGCCGTATTTCTCACACTCTTCTTTGGTCTCCCCTTCCAAATCTTCATCCACCTCTCCTCTGCCCACCAtgttctaaaacacacacactttattggACCTATGCACATAAACAAACAATAATTGACAATAAATACTCAggcacagacaaagacacacacatagcacccacccgtagcagcACGACTTTGGTGGGGCATTTGAGGATCTCTGTGAGGGGGTTGGCCTCTGACTTCTTGGAGGGGTCCACtgatgggagaaagagagcagaatATTTCAACAATAAGTAAAACAACTGAATATATTGGTAAACAGGAAGAGACTCAGACTGTAGATTGGACCAGAATGTGGACCACAACTGATGTTATAAAGCTAGTTAAATCAATCAGATGAGGGTTACAGGTACTAACCTAAAAACTCAATTAACACATATTTTCATAATTTTCTAGGTTATCAACCATCATAATGTAGGCCCAAAATAAATGTGGTTACTAGTTCCATAATGAAACTTGACCCACATTGAGATGAGCAAACTGTATAACAAAAAAATGGAGAATTTGCCTGTCAAAATGAGAAGGTTTGAGATGCGAATAGATGGAGACATGGGACAACAAGACACACGGGGCGAAACCGGATGTGATGCGTCAAGGTAGAGAGGAAGTGATGTGACAGTGCCAAACCTATTGAAGCCGAGCCCCAGCCTAAAGGCTCAGCTGCTGCCGTCTGGCTACTGGATCCTGGTGCTTTAGAgagggacacaaacacacacaaaacgaAAAACAAAAGAACACCAATACATACAACTAAGATCACAAATGTTGAAGATTAAAATCATCAATGAATGAAAAATACCAATTAAAAACTGAATCTTGACTGAGGATGATCACACAGCTACAAATAATGTTACAATAGACAGTCTTGGAACTAGAAACCAAGACCATTCATTCTGGGCCTATGTAATacatgattaaaaaaataaaaaaataaacatctggACAGGCTAATGTAACAAGAGGAGACAATGAAAACAAGCTTGTATCTATCTTATCTAGTAGAAAGAGATCATGAGTATTGGTGTTagagaaaaggggggggggtgctggtgtaaaaaggagagagggagggagtagactgTGTGCATATATAATAAGAAAGAGAAGTGAAATCTGAGAGAAAGACAGGAATGagtgagagcgagcgagacagggCAGTGAGACGGCAGAAAGTGAGATGTGAAGCATGGCGTTACTCTTCTCAGTGGCGTCTCCTATGATGATCTTGCCACCCCTCTTGCTGGTCTTCTCTACAGACAGGGCCGTGCTGAGACCCTGCTCGTGTTTGCCCAGCCCCTGGCCCTCCCGGAAGCCATACTTCTGCATGATCTTATGGGCCACGGTCCCTCTGGGGAGACAGGGACACAACATCAGACAACACCACTGGACAGAACATTGAGCTGCTGTACTATACAGGTTGATGCCATtagtgttcaggtgtgttgtgtTTTGAGTAGGGCACATTAGACTATATACAACTAACAGGACATTCTATCCCAGTAGGGGGTATCAGACTCACCCCATGTTGGCCAGGAATGAGTTGGTGGGACCACCAGGTGGTGAGCGGGGGCGTTCGGAGTCCTCGTACATGGGGGGAGGGATGGCTGCTTTAGAACCACGGGAGGGTCGCATCTCATCCTCATAGGAGTATGACGAGCCTGGAGGAGCGAGACAGTCAGTTAGCACACTCACCTCATCCTGATCAAGCATGTTGAATGTCATCCTAATGTTAAATAACACTGCCATCTACTGGACAAACTCCCCCACATCCCAAACAGGCAGACACAAATCCCTCTGTGAGCCATTACTCACTGTCTCTACTATCCACGAGTGAGGAGGGTGGGGCGATGGCTGCTCCACCCATACCTAAGAGACCCACATGGGTAAGAATCAAGCACCACATACAGTCAGACACATTATCCTGAAGTAATCACAACATTATCCTAACATTAAGAACAAGTCCATCTGCCTAAATGTCTCATCTGCTTTGAAGGCTCAGTGAAACCATAGGTAGTCTACTCACTtcttttcctcttctccttctcatagtcctcctcctcctcatcagacTCTCCCTCTGCCGTGGGGAAGCGGGAGAATCCACTCGGAGCGCTGCTGCCCTCGTGtctgtccttcctcttcctgGACAGGAAGCACACATGAGGTCAGAATAAAGGACAGAACATGGACTGAAATGATGTGGTCATAGTCAGGTCCATATTCCTACAGTGTGAAAACGTCTAAACAATACGTCATCCTTAGATTCCTGAAGGATATAACATTGTAACTTATgtcaacaataacaacagaatcCTGTTGAATGTTCTAGAAGTGTAGCTTTGGTGCTGTTCGGTAAGAGGTCgtacttctctctgtcctctatctcctTCAGTCGTtcctgctctctctgcctctgcctctcctcgCGGTGTCTCTTCACCACCTTCTCGTAGTCGTTGGGGAACATGGGGTCATACTCATCAGCCAGGGGGATTAGCGCGTCCCCCGAGGGGAAACCGCTGGGTGCTGTGTCctgacacacacatcacataaGTCACACATAATTAACACACATTTCACACCCTGATAGATAGTTGtgtcacagaaacacacacagcccTCACCTTGAGTCCTGCTGCAATGTGTGGGGGTGTGTCTATTATCTGTCTGTCATCAGCCGAACCTCCTCTCTTTAAGTCAATAACTGGTGCCAGGACAGTACCCTGCTTCATCCGCTGACTCtgtggggaacacacacacacatcatccataTCTCTGTATGAGGGGAAAAGGTTCATAGATATGGCTAGGGATGCTTTGGTAAACATAGCTTTGAGTCTTCCTGAATCCAGCTTTCATCAACCTGCAGTGCCATTGGAACCCACCTTAGCCTGAGTCAGAGCTGCTTTCTTTACTTTCAGCTGTGATTGCAGTAGCTTAAAATTCTTGGACCAGCCCTCGGTCTTGGTGTCACTGGTCGCACTCCCGACACCCATGTCGTCGTAAAGCG is from Oncorhynchus gorbuscha isolate QuinsamMale2020 ecotype Even-year linkage group LG14, OgorEven_v1.0, whole genome shotgun sequence and encodes:
- the LOC123994566 gene encoding splicing factor 45-like → MSLYDDMGVGSATSDTKTEGWSKNFKLLQSQLKVKKAALTQAKSQRMKQGTVLAPVIDLKRGGSADDRQIIDTPPHIAAGLKDTAPSGFPSGDALIPLADEYDPMFPNDYEKVVKRHREERQRQREQERLKEIEDREKKRKDRHEGSSAPSGFSRFPTAEGESDEEEEDYEKEKRKRSMGGAAIAPPSSLVDSRDSSSYSYEDEMRPSRGSKAAIPPPMYEDSERPRSPPGGPTNSFLANMGGTVAHKIMQKYGFREGQGLGKHEQGLSTALSVEKTSKRGGKIIIGDATEKTPGSSSQTAAAEPLGWGSASIVDPSKKSEANPLTEILKCPTKVVLLRNMVGRGEVDEDLEGETKEECEKYGKVIKCVIFEIAQVTDDEAVRIFLEFERVESAIKAVVDLNGRFFGGRVVKACFYNQDKFRVLDLGEQM